The segment GCGCACAGGGCCGGACGATCACCGACGCCCTGGATGACCTGGCCCGCCGGCACGGCGTACACCTCACCGGGGCGGTCTCGCGCCGGGTGCCCGACGCCGGTCAGGCGATGGCGGCGCTGCGCGCCGACCCGCCGGCCGCCCTTGCCGGTATCGCGGTGGACCTGGACGACCTGAGTCGGCGACGCGGTCAACAGCGCACCGACGCACTGGTGTTCACCGGTGCGGGGATCCGCGTCGTCGTGCGGCCCTCGGGCACCGAGCCGAAGCTGAAGTCCTATATCGAGGTGCGCTGCGAACCCACAGCGGACCTGGTCACCGCACGGGCACACGCCGCACGGCTGCGCACCGAGCTGGAGGCGGCCGCCGCCCGCTGGTAACGGTCAGCGCGGGCCGAACTGGCGATCCCCGGCGTCGCCCAGCCCCGGGACGATATAGGCGATCTCGTTGAGCCCGTCATCGACGGTCGCGGTCACCAACCTCATTGCGGGCGCCGCCTTCTCCAGCGCCGCAATGCCTTCCGGTGCGCACACCACACATACCGCGGTGATGTCGACAGCTCCACGGGCACGCAGCAGGTCGACGGTGTGCACCATCGAACCACCCGTTGCCAACATCGGGTCCAGCACGAAAACCGAGCGAGCACTGAGATCTTCGGGCAGCGACGCCAGATAGGGCATGGGTTGATGGGTGTCCTCGTCGCGCGCCATCCCCACGAAACCGACCTGCGCCTCGGGGATCAGCGCGTGCGCCTGGTCCACCATCCCGAGGCCGGCCCGCAGTACCGGCACCAGCAGCGGCGGGTTGGCCAGTCGGGTGCCCGTGGTGTCCGTGAGCGGGGTGCGGACGGGCACCGGCTCGGTCGCCGCACCGCGGGTCGCCTCGTAGATCAGCATCAGGGTCAAGTCCCGCAACGCCGCCCGGAAGCCGGCGTTGTCGGTGCGCTCGTCACGCAGCGTGGTGAGCCGGGCAGCAGCCAGCGGGTGATCGACGATGCGCACATCCATGGGCCAGAAGATTAGTGGAACCGAACGGCCGCGGCGCGCGTCATATCCACATGATCGCTGATACCGCGGCCATCGGTGCCGCCCGCGCCGGCCTCGCCCGCCGCGCGGCCGAGTTCGATGCCATCGCCGCCGGCCTGCCCGGGGCCGCCGAACCGTGCGTGGCCGCCCTCGGCCCCGTCGGCGCCGACTTTCTGACCGCGCTGGCGGCGGCACTCGCCGATGCCGCCCGCGCGGCGAGCGGGCTGGGCGCCGATCTCACCGGGGCCGCCCACACCGCCGCGGCGACGGCCGCCGGCTATGCCGACGCCGAGCGCCGGGCCGACCATTCCCTCGGCACGCTCGGGGGCTGACATGCCTGGCGCCCTCACCGCCACCCTCAGCGCGCCGCTGCACCAGCTGCTCGCCCTCGTCGGGTCCGGGCCGCCGGGGCCGCCGGCGGCCGCGTTGGCCGGGTGGGCGCAGCAGCTGGATGCCGCCGCCGCGGCGATCGCCGGGACCGGTGAGCAGATGCTGACGTCCTGGAACGGCAGCGCAGCCGCCTCGGCCGCCGACCGTCTGGGACGCGCGGTCGCCACGGCCCGTCTGCTGGGCGACCGGGTCGCGGCGCTGGGTGCCGAGGTCGCGGCGGCCACCGAGGCCGTCGCACGGGTGCGGGCCGCACTGCAGCGTCTCATCGCCGATTTCGAGGCCCGTGCCGCGGCACTGGAGACCGCGCTGGAGCGCCCGGGGGCCGCCGAACAACTCGTCGACGAGGCGCGCGAGGCGTTGGCCCGGGCGTTGCGGATGCTCGAGGAGCTGCGCTCCGAACTCGACGCCGGCGCGCACAACCTCACGGGCGCCGCGCCCGCCGGTGTGGCCCCGGCCGGCAGCGGCGGATCGGTGCCGGGCTCGGCACCGGGTTTCGGGACGGGATCCGGGCCGGTGGGCGGGACGGGGTCCGGGCCGGTGGGCGGGACGGGCTCCGGGCCGGCTCCGGCGCCGGTGACCGAGGCCGCCTTCACCGCGCTGCGTGACGACGTGCCGGATGCCGCGCAGTTCGGTGCGGGTGTCGCGGTCACCCTGCCCGACGGCAGCACCGTCACGGCCCCCAACGCCGTCGCCGCCGGCGCCGTGCGGCACGCGCTCACCCAACTCGGGGTGCCCTATCAGTGGGGCGGAACGACGGCCGGGGTCGGGCTGGACTGCAGCGGGCTCACCCAGTGGGCCTATCACCAGGCCGGGCTGGACATCCCGCGGCTGGCCCAGGAGCAGGATATCGGCGCGGCCGTCGACTCCGACTCGCTGCGCCCCGGTGACCTGGCCGTATGGGACGGTCACGTGGCCATGGTGGTCGGCAACGGCGTCATGGTGGAGGCCGGTGACCCGGTCCAGTTGTCGGCGATCAGAACCACCAACGCCGGGCAGGGTTTCCAGGGATTCTGGCGGCCCACCGCATGAGGATCGACGCGCTGCGTCGCACCCTTGAGGACACCGTGGCCGCGGTGCGCGCCCACGCCGAGGCCCTCGACCGGATCGCCGCCGAGCGCACGGAGGAACCGGGAAAAGTCCGTCTGCTCGAGCGTTTGGGTGGACGACCCTCCGAAGACCCCAGCTGACATCGTTACGCTGTGCGCCATGGCGGCTGACATCGTGCCGGTCCGGATCGGACTGACCAATGGCGACCTGTACACCCTGTGGGCTCCGCGCTGGCGCGATGCCGGCGACGAATGGGAGGCGTTCCTCGGCAAGGACGAAGACATCTTCGCCTTCGAGTCGGTTGCCGACCTGGCGGCGTTCGTGCGCACCGACAGCGACAACGACCTCACCGATCACCCCGCATGGGAGAAGCTGACCCAGGCCAACGCGCACCGGTTCGCCCCCGCCGAGGACCAGCAGCATGACCTGATCGGTGTCCCCGAGCTGGTCGCCGAGAAGCCCACCGAGGATTCCGTCAGGACGCTGCGCGGCGCCCTGGGGTTCGTGTCGTCCATCGGGTCGGTGTGCGATCTGCCCACCGTGACCAAGATGTTCAACGGCAACCCGGTGCTCGGCACCATCGGCGGTGGCGTCGAGGCGTTCAATGGCCGCGCCGGACGTAAGCGGTGGGCCGAGATCGAAGCGGTGATCGGCCGGGCCTGGGACGGTGTCATCGACGCCATCGACGCCCTGGTGAAGACGCCCGATGTTCCCGAGGCGGCATCGGCAAAGGCCGAAGCCGAACTCGCCGAACCCGCTCCCGAAATCGACGACCTCGTCATCGACGATGACGACGAGGTGATCATCGAGGGCGAGGTGGACACCGAGGAGGAGAGCGAGGCGCTGGAGGCCGAGGCCGAGCGCCAGGTCCTGGGCAGCGACAAGGATTTCTGGACCCAGGTCGGTATCGACCCCATCCGCGTCATGACCAGCGGTGGCACGCTGTACACGTTGCGCTGCTACGTCGGCGACGACCCCCGCTTCCTGGGCCGCAACGGTCGCATCAGTGTCTTCAACTCCGAGCGGGCACTGGCCCGCTACCTGGCCGACGAGCATGAGAGCGACCTCTCCGGCTTCAGTTCCTACGAGATCATCCGCACCGCCGCCACCGACGGTTCACTGCGCGTCGAGGTGACCGACGAGAACATCTACGTGCTGTCCGGGCTGGCCGACGATATCGCCGACGGCCCCGAGGCGGTCGACCGCGACCAGCTCGACCTGGCGCTGGAATTCCTCAGGGACGTCGGCGATTACGCCCAGGACCCCAGCGTGTCGAAGGCATTGCAGAGCGATCAGCCGTTGGGCGCGTTCGTCGAGCACGTGCTGGACCCCGCCCAGCCCAAGCCCAAGGGTTCCCCGGCAGCAGCCGTGGACCAGTGGGAAGAGCTGGAGCGTTTCGTCGAATCCCGGCTCCGCCCCGAGTGATTTGTGGAGTTTTAGCCGGAATGGTTACGGTGTGCTGTTCGGAGACATCGCTGACACTGATATGTCTCGGGACATCGCTGACACCTGAGTAGGGCGTGGACCAGCATGGTTCATGGCCCAGAAGGTGACGGCGATGGACATTCGTATGGCTGCGGCGCTGGCCGGGCAGATAGAAAACGTGGCGCAGTTCTGCCGCCAGGAGCAGATCAGTCGACAGACGTTCTACAAGTATCGTCAGCGCTTCCAGGACGAAGGGGTTGACGGGCTACGCGATCGTTCGCGTCGCCCGTTGACCTCACCGGGTCAGACTTCTCCCGAGATCGAAGATCTTGTGCTGCGGCGGCGCAAACAATTGCTCGAAGCGGGCAAAGATCATGGTGCCCAGTCGATTGTGTGGGCGCTGCAACGCGACGGAATACACTCAGTGCCCTCGCCATCGACGGTCTGGCAGATCTTGACCCGCCGTGGAGCGATCACCCCGCAGCCCCAGAAGCGTCCCAAGTCGGCGACCAAACGGTTCACCTTCGCCCGGCCCAACGAATGTTGGCAGTCCGATTGGACCCAATGGTCACTGGCGGATGGCAGCGCGGTGGCCATCGCGGGCACCCTCGATGATCACTCCCGCTACCTGGTGGGATTGCGCGCAGCTCGCGGTGACGCCGACGGTGACCTCGTCTGGTCGGTCATCATCGCTGGCATAGCCGAGTGTGGTGTGCCGTCGATGTCATTGTCGGACAACGGAATCGTCTACACCGGAAGATTCCACGCGCATGAATCCGCGTTCGAGCGCAACCTACGAGCCCTTGGTGTGCGCACCATCAACTCCGCGCCCTTTCATCCGCAGACCTGCGGCAAGATCGAACGGTTCTGGCAGACACTGAAAAAGTGGCTCAACGCGCGCGACCCAGCAGCCACCATCGATGACCTCAACGATCTACTCGAGCAGTTCCGCGGCTTCTACAACCACCACCGGCCCCACCGCGCGCTCAAAGGAGCGACCCCGGCTGAGGCCTTTCACGCCACAGCCGCAGCCCGTCCCATCGACCGACCACTGCCTGCACCGGTATTCGTGTCCCGACACACCGTCGACCGTAAAACCGGACGGCTCTTCGTGGCGCCCTACGACGTCAACGTCGGCTTACGGTGGGCCGGCCACACGTGCGACAGCATCCGCGACGGCGAGCACATCATCATCTTCAGCGGCAACCGCCTGGTCCGGACACTCACTGTCGACCCCACCCGCAAGTACCAACCTGGCGACAAGAACACCAGAAGCTATCGCACCCGAGAACCCCAACCGGCACCATAGGTGTCAGCGATGTCCCGAGACATAAGTGTCAACGATGTCCCGAGACACCACACCGGAATGGTTACGGCTAAAACTCCACAAATCGTCAGCCGATGAGCACCGCGTAGCGGGGCTTGATCACCCCGTCGATGAGCGCGAGGCGCTCGTCGAAATGCAGGAACGACGATTTCATCGCGTTGATGGTGAATCGTTCCAGGTCGCTCCAGCCGTAGCCGAACGCTTCGACCAGGCGCATCATCTCCTGGCTCATGGTGGTGTCGCTCATCAACCGGTTGTCGGTGTTCACCGTGACCCGGAATCTGGCGCGCGCCAGCAGGTCGAACGGGTGCTCGGCGATGCTGTCGACGGCACCGGTCTGCACATTCGAACTCGGACACAATTCCAGCGGAATTCGCTTGTCCCGCAGCAGTGCCGCCAGCCGGCCCAGCTCGAAGGTGCCGTCCTCGGTGACCGTGATGTCGTCGACGATACGCACACCGTGGCCCAACCGGTCCGCCCCGCAGAACGCGATGGCCTCGTGGATGGACGGCAGCCCGAACGCCTCGCCCGCGTGAATAGTGAAGCGCGCGTTGTTACTTCGCATGTATTCGAAGGCGTCCAGGTGTCGGCTCGGCGGATAGCCGGCCTCCGCGCCGGCGATGTCGAATCCGACCACCCCGCGGTCGCGGAACCGCACCGCCAGCTCGGCGATCTCGCGGGACCGCGCGGCGTGGCGCATCGCGGTGACCAGGCAGCGGACCACGATCGCGCGGCCCGCAGCGGCGGCCGCCTTCTCTCCCGCCGCGAAACCGTCGAGCACGGCGTCGACCACCGCATCCAGCGAGAGCCCGCCGTCGATGTGCAGTTCGGGGGCGAATCGGATCTCGGCGTAGACGACGTTGTCCTCGGCGAGGTCCTCCACGCATTCGTAAGCCACCCGGTACAGCGCGTCCGGCGTCTGCATCACCCCGACGGTGTGCGCGAAGGGTTCCAGATAGCGGACCAGGGAACCGCTGTGCGCGGCGGTCCGGAAGAAGGTCGCCAACTCGTCGGCGTCATCGGCCGGCAACTCGTCGTAGCCGACCTCGCGCGCCAGCTCCAGCACGGTGGCCGGCCGCAGGCCGCCGTCGAGGTGATCGTGCAACAGGGCCTTGGGCGCCTGGCGGATGAGGTCCAGCGTCAGTGGCGTACTCATCTACCCATCTTGCCCGCGCCGGCGCCGTTCGGCAGCCCAGTTCACCCAAGTGTCGCCGACCCGACCGCTAACCGATGCGGTCGATGATCAGCGGACCGAGCGTCGGCGCCCGCAATCCGATGATCCACCCACCGTCGAGCTCGGCCAGCGCCGGCGCCAGTCGCTCGGGGGTGTCGGTGTACAGCGTGAACAGCGTGTCCCCGGCGGCGACGGGTTCACCGGGGCGACGGTGGATCTGCACCCCGGCACCGGGCTGCACGGGATCGCCCGGCCCGGCCCGGCCGGCCCCGAGGCGCCAGGCCGCCATGGCGACGGCCATCGCATCGATATCGCCCATCACACCCCCGGTGGGCGCCAGCACCCTCTCCGAATGCGCCCCGATCGGCAGCGGCGCGGACAGATCACCGCCCTGCGCGGCGACCAGCGCCCGGAACCGGTCCATGGCGGTGCCGTCGGTCAGCGTCTGGGCCGGATCCACCCCGTCGATGCCCGCGGCAGCGAGCATCTCGCCGGCCAGTGCCAGCGTCAGTTCGACCACATCGGCCGGGCCGCCGCCGGCGAGCACCTCCAGTGACTCCGCGACCTCGACGGCGTTGCCGACCGCGCGTCCCAGCGGCCGGTTCATGTCGGTCAGCAGCGCCCTGGTCGGGACCCCGGAGTCGTTGCCGAGCGCGACCATGGTCGCGGCCAGCTCGCGCGACTCGGCCTCGGTCTTCAGGAACGCCCCGCGGCCCACCTTGACGTCGAGCACCAGAGTCTGCGCACCCTCGGCGAGCTTCTTGCTCATCACCGAGCTCGCGATCAGCGGCAGCGATTCGGTGGTCGCGGTGACATCGCGCAGCGCATAGATCTTGCGGTCGGCGGGCGCCAGCGCGCCGGCGGCGAAGATCGCGGCACCGACCTCGCAGAGTTGTTGGCGGATGCGGGCTTTGGACAGTTCTGCGGTGAAACCCGGGATCGCTTCCAACTTGTCGAGCGTGCCACCGGTGTGGCCGAGCCCGCGCCCGGCGGCCTGCGGGACCGCGGCGCCACAAGCCAGTACCACCGGTACCAGTGGGATGGTGATCTTGTCGCCGACCCCACCGGTGGAGTGCTTGTCCACCAACGGACGTCCCAGATCACCGAAGTCGAACCGTTCGCCCGACGCGATCATGGCCGTCGTCCACCGGGTGATCTCCGCACCGGTCATGCCGCGCAGGAAGATCGCCATCAACAGGGCCGACATCTGCTCGTCGGCGACCCGACCGTCGGTGTAGGCGGCGATCACCCAGTCGATCGCGGCATCGGAGAGCACACCACCATCGCGTTTGGTCCTGATCACCGTCGGCGCATCGAATGTCATGCTCGCCTCCCACTCGCTCCGGTCCTCGCTCGTACCTCGCTGCGATCCTCACTCCCGCTCGGCTTCGGGGTCATGCTCGCTCCAGATCGGACGGCCCGAAGGCGTCGGGCAGCAGTTCGGCGAGCCGTTTCGGGCCGCCGGGATGGTCGATCAACAATTCCGGCCCGCCGTGCTCGTAGAGCACCTGCCGACACCGACCGCACGGCATCAGCGGGGCCCCGTCGGCGGCCACACAACTGAGCGCCACCAGCCGTCCGCCACCGCCGGAATGCAGGGCGCAGACCACAGCGCACTCCGCACAGAGACCTAGGCCATATGAGACATTCTCCACATTGCATCCGAGGATGATCCGGTCATCGTCGACGATTGCCGCCGCCCCGACCGGGAAACTGGAGTATGGTGCATAGGCCCGCCGGGAGGCATCAATCGCCTTGTCGCGCAGTGCAATCCAATCGATTTCAGCAGTCATTCGATGTCCGTTCATCTTCATCTGAATGCATTCCGAACACAGCCCCCACCGAACGGTGGACCAAGGTAGGTAACCCTAACTTTGTGGTAAGAGGGGTGCCTGGACACCCAGGCTAGTTCTTCAGCGGCCCCAAATGGGATTAGAGTCGCCCCGAGGTTTGGGGACGGAATCAGCCTTCTCCCCAACCGTCCACCGAAGGCGTTGGAGGACTCAATGAGCACAGCCACGGCCGCGGAATCCGATATCCCGGCACCGCGAGCGAAACCGGCGCGCCGCCGCAGTCTGTACCGCGGCGACCCAGGCATGTGGAGCTGGGTGTTGCACCGCATCACCGGTGCCACGATCTTCTTCTTCCTGCTGGTGCACGTGCTCGACACCGCACTGGTCCGGGTCAGCCCCGAGGCGTACAACTCGATCATCGAGACCTACAAGACGCCGATCATCGGGCTCATGGAGATCGGCCTGGTGGCCGCGGTGCTGTATCACGCACTCAACGGCATCCGGGTCATCCTGATCGACTTCTGGGCCAAGGGGCCCAAGTATCAGCGCAAGATGTTGTGGGTCATCGCCGGCGTGTGGCTGGCCGTGATGATCCCGTCCCTGGGAGTGATCGGTATGCACATGGCGGAGCGGTTCCTGTGAGCGAGGCAGCGGGCGCCTGGACCCCGCACCACAAGGAGGGGCGCATCGCCCCGGTGCAGGAGAAAGAGCACGACCGGCCGGCGAGCCTCGATCACCCGCGCGCACCGCGCAGGCCGCGCGGCATCCCGTACTTCGAGAAGTACGCCTGGCTGTTCATGCGGTTCTCCGGCGTCGCCCTGGTGTTCCTGGCGCTGGGCCATCTGTTCATCATGCTGCTCTGGGAAGACGGCGTGTACCGCATCGACTTCAACTATGTCGCCGAGCGCTGGGCCTCGCCGTTCTGGCAGATCTGGGACATGGCGCTGCTGTGGCTGGCGATGATCCACGGCGCCAACGGGATGCGCACCATCATCGGCGACTACGCCCGCAAGAACACCACCAAGTTCTGGCTGAACTCACTGCTGCTGTTGGCCACCGGCTTCACACTGGTGCTGGGCAGCTACGTGCTCGTCACGTTCGACGCCAATATCTAGCTAGGGACGCAGGATGATTCAAGAACATCGTTACGACGTCGTCATCGTCGGCGCGGGCGGCGCCGGCATGCGCGCGGCCGTCGAGGCCGGACCGCGCGCCCGCACCGCGGTGCTGACCAAGCTCTACCCGACCCGCAGTCACACCGGCGCCGCCCAGGGCGGCATGTGCGCCGCGCTGGCCAACGTCGAGGACGACAACTGGGAATGGCACACCTTCGACACCGTCAAGGGCGGGGACTACCTCGCCGACCAGGACGCCGTCGAGATCATGTGCAAGGAAGCCATCGACGCGGTCTATGACCTGGAAAAGATGGGGATGCCGTTCAACCGCACCCCCGAGGGCCGAATCGACCAGCGCCGCTTCGGCGGTCACACGCGCGACCACGGCAAGGCCCCGGTCCGCCGGGCCTGTTACGCCGCCGACCGCACCGGCCACATGATCCTGCAGACCCTGTACCAAAACTGCGTCAAGCACGACGTCGAGTTCTTCAACGAGTTCTACGCCCTCGACGTCGTCCTGACCGACACCCCCGGCGGCCCGGTGGCCACCGGCGTGGTCGCCTACGAGCTGGCCACCGGTGACATCCACGTCTTCCACGCCAAGGCGATCGTCTTCGCCACCGGCGGATCGGGGCGGATGTACAAGACCACCTCCAACGCGCACACCCTCACCGGTGATGGCCTGGGCATCATCTTCCGCAAGGGACTGCCCCTGGAAGACATGGAGTTCCACCAGTTCCACCCGACAGGTCTTGCCGGGCTGGGCATCCTGATCTCCGAGGCCGTGCGCGGCGAGGGCGGCCGTCTGCTCAACGCCGACGGTGAGCGCTTCATGGAGCGCTACGCACCGACCATCGTCGACCTGGCCCCGCGTGACATCGTCGCCCGCTCGATGGTGCTCGAGGTACTCGAAGGCCGCGGCGCCGGACCGAACAAGGACTACGTCTACATCGACGTGCGCCACCTCGGTGAGGACGTGCTGGAGGCGAAGCTGCCCGATATCACCGAGTTCGCCCGCACCTACCTCGGCGTGGACCCCGTCACCGAACTGGTGCCGGTGTACCCCACCTGCCACTACGTGATGGGCGGCATCCCGACCAACGTCAACGGCCAGGTGCTGCGCGACAACACCAACATCATCCCCGGTTTGTACGCCGCCGGTGAATGCGCGTGTGTGTCGGTGCACGGCTCCAACCGGCTGGGCACCAACTCGCTGCTCGACATCAACGTGTTCGGCCGCCGCGCCGGCATCGCGGCCGCCGAGTACGCGCTCAACCACAACCACGTCGACATGCCGGAGAACCCGGCGAGCATGGTCGTCGACTGGGTCGGCGACATCCTCTCCGAGCACGGCAACGAGCGTGTCGCCGATATCCGCACCGCGCTACAGCAGTCGATGGACAACAACGCCGCGGTGTTCCGCACCGAAGAGACGCTCAAGCAGGCACTGACCGACATCCATGCGCTCAAGGAGCGCTACTCGCGGATCACGGTGCAGGACAAGGGCAGGCGCTACAACAGCGATCTGCTGGAAGCCATCGAGCTGGGCTTCCTGCTGGAGCTGGCCGAGGTCACCGTCGTCGGTGCGCTCAACCGCAAGGAATCCCGTGGCGGCCATGCGCGCGAGGACTACCCGAACCGGGACGACACCAACTACATGCGTCACACGATGGCCTACAAAGAGGGCACCGATCTGCTGAGCGATATCCGGCTGGACTA is part of the Mycobacterium adipatum genome and harbors:
- the sdhC gene encoding succinate dehydrogenase, cytochrome b556 subunit; its protein translation is MSTATAAESDIPAPRAKPARRRSLYRGDPGMWSWVLHRITGATIFFFLLVHVLDTALVRVSPEAYNSIIETYKTPIIGLMEIGLVAAVLYHALNGIRVILIDFWAKGPKYQRKMLWVIAGVWLAVMIPSLGVIGMHMAERFL
- a CDS encoding C40 family peptidase, with protein sequence MPGALTATLSAPLHQLLALVGSGPPGPPAAALAGWAQQLDAAAAAIAGTGEQMLTSWNGSAAASAADRLGRAVATARLLGDRVAALGAEVAAATEAVARVRAALQRLIADFEARAAALETALERPGAAEQLVDEAREALARALRMLEELRSELDAGAHNLTGAAPAGVAPAGSGGSVPGSAPGFGTGSGPVGGTGSGPVGGTGSGPAPAPVTEAAFTALRDDVPDAAQFGAGVAVTLPDGSTVTAPNAVAAGAVRHALTQLGVPYQWGGTTAGVGLDCSGLTQWAYHQAGLDIPRLAQEQDIGAAVDSDSLRPGDLAVWDGHVAMVVGNGVMVEAGDPVQLSAIRTTNAGQGFQGFWRPTA
- the sdhA gene encoding succinate dehydrogenase flavoprotein subunit translates to MIQEHRYDVVIVGAGGAGMRAAVEAGPRARTAVLTKLYPTRSHTGAAQGGMCAALANVEDDNWEWHTFDTVKGGDYLADQDAVEIMCKEAIDAVYDLEKMGMPFNRTPEGRIDQRRFGGHTRDHGKAPVRRACYAADRTGHMILQTLYQNCVKHDVEFFNEFYALDVVLTDTPGGPVATGVVAYELATGDIHVFHAKAIVFATGGSGRMYKTTSNAHTLTGDGLGIIFRKGLPLEDMEFHQFHPTGLAGLGILISEAVRGEGGRLLNADGERFMERYAPTIVDLAPRDIVARSMVLEVLEGRGAGPNKDYVYIDVRHLGEDVLEAKLPDITEFARTYLGVDPVTELVPVYPTCHYVMGGIPTNVNGQVLRDNTNIIPGLYAAGECACVSVHGSNRLGTNSLLDINVFGRRAGIAAAEYALNHNHVDMPENPASMVVDWVGDILSEHGNERVADIRTALQQSMDNNAAVFRTEETLKQALTDIHALKERYSRITVQDKGRRYNSDLLEAIELGFLLELAEVTVVGALNRKESRGGHAREDYPNRDDTNYMRHTMAYKEGTDLLSDIRLDYKPVVQTRYEPMERKY
- a CDS encoding succinate dehydrogenase hydrophobic membrane anchor subunit, whose protein sequence is MSEAAGAWTPHHKEGRIAPVQEKEHDRPASLDHPRAPRRPRGIPYFEKYAWLFMRFSGVALVFLALGHLFIMLLWEDGVYRIDFNYVAERWASPFWQIWDMALLWLAMIHGANGMRTIIGDYARKNTTKFWLNSLLLLATGFTLVLGSYVLVTFDANI
- a CDS encoding thymidine phosphorylase, producing the protein MTFDAPTVIRTKRDGGVLSDAAIDWVIAAYTDGRVADEQMSALLMAIFLRGMTGAEITRWTTAMIASGERFDFGDLGRPLVDKHSTGGVGDKITIPLVPVVLACGAAVPQAAGRGLGHTGGTLDKLEAIPGFTAELSKARIRQQLCEVGAAIFAAGALAPADRKIYALRDVTATTESLPLIASSVMSKKLAEGAQTLVLDVKVGRGAFLKTEAESRELAATMVALGNDSGVPTRALLTDMNRPLGRAVGNAVEVAESLEVLAGGGPADVVELTLALAGEMLAAAGIDGVDPAQTLTDGTAMDRFRALVAAQGGDLSAPLPIGAHSERVLAPTGGVMGDIDAMAVAMAAWRLGAGRAGPGDPVQPGAGVQIHRRPGEPVAAGDTLFTLYTDTPERLAPALAELDGGWIIGLRAPTLGPLIIDRIG
- a CDS encoding adenosine deaminase, coding for MSTPLTLDLIRQAPKALLHDHLDGGLRPATVLELAREVGYDELPADDADELATFFRTAAHSGSLVRYLEPFAHTVGVMQTPDALYRVAYECVEDLAEDNVVYAEIRFAPELHIDGGLSLDAVVDAVLDGFAAGEKAAAAAGRAIVVRCLVTAMRHAARSREIAELAVRFRDRGVVGFDIAGAEAGYPPSRHLDAFEYMRSNNARFTIHAGEAFGLPSIHEAIAFCGADRLGHGVRIVDDITVTEDGTFELGRLAALLRDKRIPLELCPSSNVQTGAVDSIAEHPFDLLARARFRVTVNTDNRLMSDTTMSQEMMRLVEAFGYGWSDLERFTINAMKSSFLHFDERLALIDGVIKPRYAVLIG
- a CDS encoding IS481 family transposase; this translates as MAQKVTAMDIRMAAALAGQIENVAQFCRQEQISRQTFYKYRQRFQDEGVDGLRDRSRRPLTSPGQTSPEIEDLVLRRRKQLLEAGKDHGAQSIVWALQRDGIHSVPSPSTVWQILTRRGAITPQPQKRPKSATKRFTFARPNECWQSDWTQWSLADGSAVAIAGTLDDHSRYLVGLRAARGDADGDLVWSVIIAGIAECGVPSMSLSDNGIVYTGRFHAHESAFERNLRALGVRTINSAPFHPQTCGKIERFWQTLKKWLNARDPAATIDDLNDLLEQFRGFYNHHRPHRALKGATPAEAFHATAAARPIDRPLPAPVFVSRHTVDRKTGRLFVAPYDVNVGLRWAGHTCDSIRDGEHIIIFSGNRLVRTLTVDPTRKYQPGDKNTRSYRTREPQPAP
- the upp gene encoding uracil phosphoribosyltransferase, which produces MDVRIVDHPLAAARLTTLRDERTDNAGFRAALRDLTLMLIYEATRGAATEPVPVRTPLTDTTGTRLANPPLLVPVLRAGLGMVDQAHALIPEAQVGFVGMARDEDTHQPMPYLASLPEDLSARSVFVLDPMLATGGSMVHTVDLLRARGAVDITAVCVVCAPEGIAALEKAAPAMRLVTATVDDGLNEIAYIVPGLGDAGDRQFGPR
- a CDS encoding cytidine deaminase, encoding MTAEIDWIALRDKAIDASRRAYAPYSSFPVGAAAIVDDDRIILGCNVENVSYGLGLCAECAVVCALHSGGGGRLVALSCVAADGAPLMPCGRCRQVLYEHGGPELLIDHPGGPKRLAELLPDAFGPSDLERA
- a CDS encoding primosomal protein, with translation MAADIVPVRIGLTNGDLYTLWAPRWRDAGDEWEAFLGKDEDIFAFESVADLAAFVRTDSDNDLTDHPAWEKLTQANAHRFAPAEDQQHDLIGVPELVAEKPTEDSVRTLRGALGFVSSIGSVCDLPTVTKMFNGNPVLGTIGGGVEAFNGRAGRKRWAEIEAVIGRAWDGVIDAIDALVKTPDVPEAASAKAEAELAEPAPEIDDLVIDDDDEVIIEGEVDTEEESEALEAEAERQVLGSDKDFWTQVGIDPIRVMTSGGTLYTLRCYVGDDPRFLGRNGRISVFNSERALARYLADEHESDLSGFSSYEIIRTAATDGSLRVEVTDENIYVLSGLADDIADGPEAVDRDQLDLALEFLRDVGDYAQDPSVSKALQSDQPLGAFVEHVLDPAQPKPKGSPAAAVDQWEELERFVESRLRPE